The Neodiprion virginianus isolate iyNeoVirg1 chromosome 5, iyNeoVirg1.1, whole genome shotgun sequence genome contains a region encoding:
- the LOC124305826 gene encoding trehalase isoform X2 has product MMVPTTTHSTNVRLLIVSTLLAAAALIDAKKANRDDDIEESSRPPPCDSPIYCYGDILHTVQTNSIYTDSKTFVDMKMRNPQNKTLLLFEEFMNSTGHAPTKTEIEVFVNNTFEAAGSEFEDWDPSDWTEHPKFLDNILDPNLNKFASSLNEIWKLLGRKMKDEVKENEDLYSIIYVPNPVIVPGGRFREFYYWDSYWIVRGLLRSEMHTTVRGMLSNFVSVVERIGFIPNGGRVYYKMRSQPPMLIPMVKAYLDVTNDLDWLTENVWLLEKEFQFWMNNHTVTFEKDGVSYTMARYYEISSGPRPESYREDYESAQYFRTDAEKNLFYRELKAGAESGWDFSSRWFISESYTNKGNLTSIKTSHIIPVCLNSILYGNAVLLSEFYTQVGNATKAAEYASIAEQWQKAVTAVLWHDEVGAWLDYDFVNEVKRDYFYPTNIAPFWTHCYDPANRENHVAKILKYLEKSQIMIHLGGIPATLEHSGEQWDYPNAWAPLQWIMIRALNNTEDPWAQRLAYEISQRWVRTNWLAFNETGYMFEKYDATVAGGHGGGGEYEVQLGFGWSNGAAMELMYRYGDKLTAEDYFTPNDVSSSAFEQQVVVSSTGQLLTGILVLIISLATGFIG; this is encoded by the exons ATGATGGTGCCGACAACTACACATTCGACTAATGTTCGGCTGCTGATAGTTAGCACGCTGCTTGCCGCAGCGGCGTTGATTGACGCTAAGAAGGCCAATCGCGACGACGACATCGAGGAATCAAGCCGCCCGCCTCCATGTGACAG TCCGATCTATTGTTATGGCGACATCTTGCACACCGTGCAAACGAATTCTATCTACACCGATTCGAAGACCTTCGTCGATATGAAGATGAGGAATCCTCAAAACAAAACACTGCTGTTGTTTGAGGAATTCATGAACAGCACCGGACACGCGCCGACGAAGACGGAGATCGAGGTGTTCGTCAACAACACGTTCGAGGCTGCGGGTTCGGAGTTCGAAGATTGGGATCCGTCAGACTGGACGGAGCATCCGAAGTTCCTCGACAACATTCTGGACCCTAATTTGAACAAGTTTGCCTCCAGTTTGAACGAGATATGGAAACTTTTGGGGCGAAAGATGAAGGACGAGGTGAAAGAGAACGAAGATCTTTACTCGATAATATACGTTCCGAACCCGGTAATTGTGCCCGGTGGAAGATTCCGAGAATTTTATTACTGGGACTCGTACTGGATCGTCAGGGGCCTGCTTCGTTCCGAAATGCACACTACCGTCAGGGGAATGCTATCGAATTTCGTCAGCGTAGTGGAAAGAATAGGCTTTATACCGAACGGCGGAAGAGTTTACTACAAGATGAGATCACAGCCACCGATGTTGATACCGATGGTCAAGGCTTACCTGGACGTTACCAATGACCTCGATTGGCTTACGGAAAACGTCTGGCTTTTGGAGAAGGAGTTTCAGTTCTGGATGAACAATCATACCGTGACATTTGAAAAGGATGGGGTATCCTACACTATGGCTCGATATTATGAGATTTCCTCCGGCCCGCGGCCCGAATCCTACAG aGAGGATTACGAATCTGCTCAATATTTTCGTACGGATGCGGAGAAAAATCTGTTCTACAGAGAATTGAAAGCTGGAGCTGAGTCCGGCTGGGATTTCTCCAGCCGTTGGTTCATCTCCGAAAGTTATACCAATAAAG GCAATCTAACAAGTATAAAAACGTCCCACATTATTCCCGTGTGTTTGAACTCGATATTATACGGCAACGCAGTTTTGCTATCCGAGTTCTATACACAAGTTGGTAACGCGACGAAAGCCGCAGAATACGCGAGTATCGCTGAACAGTGGCAAAAGGCTGTGACGGCTGTTTTGTGGCACGATGAAGTCGGCGCATGGCTCGACTACGACTTCGTTAACGAGGTGAAACGTGACTACTTTTACCCCACGAACATCGCGCCCTTCTGGACCCATTGTTACGATCCTGCGAACCGCGAAAATCACGTGGCCAAGATTTTGAAGTACCTGGAAAAGAGCCAGATCATGATTCACCTGGGAGGCATTCCCGCTACGCTGGAGCATTCCGGTGAACAATGGGACTACCCGAATGCCTGGGCGCCGTTGCAGTGGATCATGATCAGAGCTTTGAACAACACCGAGGACCCTTGGGCGCAAAGATTAGCCTACGAAATCAGCCAGAGATGGGTGCGAACCAACTGGTTGGCGTTCAACGAAACCGGCTACATGTTTGAGAAG TATGACGCAACCGTCGCAGGGGGTCACGGAGGCGGGGGCGAATACGAGGTCCAGCTGGGTTTTGGGTGGTCAAATGGGGCCGCTATGGAGTTGATGTATAGGTACGGGGACAAACTCACAGCCGAGGATTACTTCACTCCGAACGACGTTTCGAGTTCCGCTTTCGAACAGCAGGTTGTCGTATCGTCTACCGGTCAGCTACTCACAGGAATTCTAGTGCTTATCATATCGTTAGCAACAGGATTCATAGGGTGA
- the LOC124305826 gene encoding trehalase isoform X1 yields MMVPTTTHSTNVRLLIVSTLLAAAALIDAKKANRDDDIEESSRPPPCDSPIYCYGDILHTVQTNSIYTDSKTFVDMKMRNPQNKTLLLFEEFMNSTGHAPTKTEIEVFVNNTFEAAGSEFEDWDPSDWTEHPKFLDNILDPNLNKFASSLNEIWKLLGRKMKDEVKENEDLYSIIYVPNPVIVPGGRFREFYYWDSYWIVRGLLRSEMHTTVRGMLSNFVSVVERIGFIPNGGRVYYKMRSQPPMLIPMVKAYLDVTNDLDWLTENVWLLEKEFQFWMNNHTVTFEKDGVSYTMARYYEISSGPRPESYREDYESAQYFRTDAEKNLFYRELKAGAESGWDFSSRWFISESYTNKGNLTSIKTSHIIPVCLNSILYGNAVLLSEFYTQVGNATKAAEYASIAEQWQKAVTAVLWHDEVGAWLDYDFVNEVKRDYFYPTNIAPFWTHCYDPANRENHVAKILKYLEKSQIMIHLGGIPATLEHSGEQWDYPNAWAPLQWIMIRALNNTEDPWAQRLAYEISQRWVRTNWLAFNETGYMFEKYDATVAGGHGGGGEYEVQLGFGWSNGAAMELMYRYGDKLTAEDYFTPNDVSSSAFEQQVVVSSTGQLLTGILVLIISLATGFIGMVVYKSRNYYAPAPSTMTNKKGTNPATSGSLYRKRVAYTELKDLNYD; encoded by the exons ATGATGGTGCCGACAACTACACATTCGACTAATGTTCGGCTGCTGATAGTTAGCACGCTGCTTGCCGCAGCGGCGTTGATTGACGCTAAGAAGGCCAATCGCGACGACGACATCGAGGAATCAAGCCGCCCGCCTCCATGTGACAG TCCGATCTATTGTTATGGCGACATCTTGCACACCGTGCAAACGAATTCTATCTACACCGATTCGAAGACCTTCGTCGATATGAAGATGAGGAATCCTCAAAACAAAACACTGCTGTTGTTTGAGGAATTCATGAACAGCACCGGACACGCGCCGACGAAGACGGAGATCGAGGTGTTCGTCAACAACACGTTCGAGGCTGCGGGTTCGGAGTTCGAAGATTGGGATCCGTCAGACTGGACGGAGCATCCGAAGTTCCTCGACAACATTCTGGACCCTAATTTGAACAAGTTTGCCTCCAGTTTGAACGAGATATGGAAACTTTTGGGGCGAAAGATGAAGGACGAGGTGAAAGAGAACGAAGATCTTTACTCGATAATATACGTTCCGAACCCGGTAATTGTGCCCGGTGGAAGATTCCGAGAATTTTATTACTGGGACTCGTACTGGATCGTCAGGGGCCTGCTTCGTTCCGAAATGCACACTACCGTCAGGGGAATGCTATCGAATTTCGTCAGCGTAGTGGAAAGAATAGGCTTTATACCGAACGGCGGAAGAGTTTACTACAAGATGAGATCACAGCCACCGATGTTGATACCGATGGTCAAGGCTTACCTGGACGTTACCAATGACCTCGATTGGCTTACGGAAAACGTCTGGCTTTTGGAGAAGGAGTTTCAGTTCTGGATGAACAATCATACCGTGACATTTGAAAAGGATGGGGTATCCTACACTATGGCTCGATATTATGAGATTTCCTCCGGCCCGCGGCCCGAATCCTACAG aGAGGATTACGAATCTGCTCAATATTTTCGTACGGATGCGGAGAAAAATCTGTTCTACAGAGAATTGAAAGCTGGAGCTGAGTCCGGCTGGGATTTCTCCAGCCGTTGGTTCATCTCCGAAAGTTATACCAATAAAG GCAATCTAACAAGTATAAAAACGTCCCACATTATTCCCGTGTGTTTGAACTCGATATTATACGGCAACGCAGTTTTGCTATCCGAGTTCTATACACAAGTTGGTAACGCGACGAAAGCCGCAGAATACGCGAGTATCGCTGAACAGTGGCAAAAGGCTGTGACGGCTGTTTTGTGGCACGATGAAGTCGGCGCATGGCTCGACTACGACTTCGTTAACGAGGTGAAACGTGACTACTTTTACCCCACGAACATCGCGCCCTTCTGGACCCATTGTTACGATCCTGCGAACCGCGAAAATCACGTGGCCAAGATTTTGAAGTACCTGGAAAAGAGCCAGATCATGATTCACCTGGGAGGCATTCCCGCTACGCTGGAGCATTCCGGTGAACAATGGGACTACCCGAATGCCTGGGCGCCGTTGCAGTGGATCATGATCAGAGCTTTGAACAACACCGAGGACCCTTGGGCGCAAAGATTAGCCTACGAAATCAGCCAGAGATGGGTGCGAACCAACTGGTTGGCGTTCAACGAAACCGGCTACATGTTTGAGAAG TATGACGCAACCGTCGCAGGGGGTCACGGAGGCGGGGGCGAATACGAGGTCCAGCTGGGTTTTGGGTGGTCAAATGGGGCCGCTATGGAGTTGATGTATAGGTACGGGGACAAACTCACAGCCGAGGATTACTTCACTCCGAACGACGTTTCGAGTTCCGCTTTCGAACAGCAGGTTGTCGTATCGTCTACCGGTCAGCTACTCACAGGAATTCTAGTGCTTATCATATCGTTAGCAACAGGATTCATAGG taTGGTGGTGTACAAGAGCCGGAATTATTATGCTCCTGCACCGTCGACGATGACGAACAAGAAGGGGACTAACCCAGCGACGAGCGGAAGCCTTTACAGGAAACGTGTCGCCTACACGGAGCTCAAGGATCTAAACTACGATTGA